The following proteins are co-located in the Pyrobaculum calidifontis JCM 11548 genome:
- a CDS encoding AbrB family transcriptional regulator has product MEIVEMDSNGRIYLPVSIRRRLKARRFRAFVQGDRLVLVPIELEELYGAFAPALYQTAEEIDRAVEEESARAVGGDIR; this is encoded by the coding sequence GTGGAAATTGTAGAAATGGATTCCAACGGGAGGATATACCTCCCCGTCTCAATTAGGAGGAGGCTTAAGGCCAGGAGGTTTAGGGCCTTCGTACAGGGAGATAGGCTGGTCCTCGTCCCCATAGAGTTGGAAGAGCTGTACGGGGCCTTCGCGCCTGCCCTCTACCAAACCGCGGAGGAGATAGACAGAGCTGTGGAGGAGGAGTCGGCAAGGGCCGTGGGCGGTGATATACGTTGA
- a CDS encoding type II toxin-antitoxin system VapC family toxin, whose amino-acid sequence MIYVDVNAIYYFLTAHPQYGPRAKRLFQQYIGELATSALTPWLMFVLAKNPKAAEAVLQLADILPLTADIYTLALQLEKPRDFEDRLHYATMKKHGIKKIISNDKDFDGLDVERIF is encoded by the coding sequence GTGATATACGTTGACGTCAACGCCATCTACTACTTCCTAACGGCGCATCCGCAGTACGGGCCACGGGCAAAGAGACTGTTTCAACAGTACATCGGCGAGTTGGCGACCTCCGCCCTAACCCCCTGGCTAATGTTCGTACTCGCGAAAAACCCAAAAGCCGCCGAAGCCGTCCTCCAGCTAGCCGACATACTGCCCCTCACCGCCGACATTTACACCTTAGCCCTCCAGCTCGAAAAGCCACGCGACTTTGAAGACAGACTCCACTATGCCACCATGAAGAAGCACGGGATAAAGAAGATTATCAGCAACGACAAAGACTTCGACGGCCTAGACGTAGAAAGGATCTTCTAA
- a CDS encoding metal ABC transporter solute-binding protein, Zn/Mn family: MPIEKRFSVYLALAALLAVAVHGAKIVVSFPAYNVVLKEAFPQVEVILLTRGAADPHEYQLTPQDLEFLKSLGPSDVIVSSMHAPFELKIAEMVKRGEIRAKMIDITQLYTFLTFDGKEVRLEEDHNHEHDHHHGGEGYSHEEHGSVNMHEHGLYPPNVVRLIRAVSEATGLSPDQRFLQRLEELNKTYAGKFTGMAVAITPAAQYILYWLGYRDIVVLVKEAGVPPTPQDLEKAIQYVKEGAPALAAYVSGERPRIVDQFIQKVEEAGVSNPKIVAESFANSYIDTLARVIEKIAAQFTAAKTSVATGTTTQPHAPQQTAAPTSAGQWDSALTWTLAAVVAVVIVGVGIWALRRRR; the protein is encoded by the coding sequence ATGCCGATCGAAAAACGGTTCTCGGTCTACCTCGCACTGGCGGCTCTGCTGGCGGTGGCTGTGCATGGGGCAAAGATCGTGGTGTCGTTCCCCGCGTACAACGTGGTGCTCAAGGAGGCGTTCCCGCAGGTGGAGGTAATCCTCTTGACGAGGGGCGCCGCGGATCCGCACGAGTATCAACTCACGCCGCAAGACCTCGAGTTTCTCAAGTCGCTGGGGCCAAGCGACGTCATTGTGAGCTCGATGCACGCGCCCTTTGAGCTAAAGATCGCTGAGATGGTGAAAAGGGGCGAGATCAGGGCCAAGATGATAGACATCACGCAGCTGTACACCTTCTTAACCTTCGACGGAAAAGAGGTGCGCCTAGAGGAGGACCACAACCATGAACACGACCATCACCATGGAGGCGAAGGGTACAGCCACGAGGAGCATGGCAGTGTGAACATGCACGAGCACGGGCTCTACCCGCCCAACGTCGTAAGGCTCATACGCGCAGTGTCTGAAGCCACCGGCCTCAGCCCCGACCAGCGGTTTCTGCAGAGGCTGGAGGAGTTGAACAAGACTTATGCGGGTAAGTTCACCGGGATGGCTGTGGCAATTACGCCGGCCGCCCAGTACATACTCTACTGGCTCGGGTATAGAGATATAGTGGTCTTAGTAAAAGAGGCGGGAGTGCCCCCGACCCCCCAGGACTTGGAAAAGGCTATACAGTACGTGAAGGAGGGCGCACCTGCGTTAGCGGCGTATGTGAGCGGAGAGAGGCCCAGAATCGTGGACCAATTCATTCAAAAAGTCGAGGAGGCCGGGGTGAGCAACCCGAAAATAGTGGCGGAAAGCTTTGCCAACAGCTACATCGACACTCTTGCCAGAGTCATAGAGAAAATAGCCGCACAGTTCACAGCGGCTAAGACCAGCGTGGCTACTGGCACCACAACGCAACCCCACGCGCCGCAACAAACCGCCGCTCCCACGTCCGCAGGTCAGTGGGACAGTGCATTGACGTGGACGCTAGCGGCTGTGGTAGCCGTAGTCATCGTCGGAGTGGGCATTTGGGCGCTGAGGAGGCGCAGGTAG
- a CDS encoding Nre family DNA repair protein → MAFTPCLKCRAGKLLCGLSYCPLLRLPAPARQPPMELFGSTPPSVFVGRVGYPRVRVYPSAPPVAGDTSIYESPGAWLSLPIERFVELRLSLFRGGVEVDVDKPSRLGEIQALALSQSPVDVEMRFAKRPAGVYLSEYAPPMGPAAPLREFKPAGNPSLPRAAEEALSDVDMGAHEAVVKLYLAGLDVSYISRALSIGALGRRRRLVPTRWAITAVDKAVSDFLLSKVKQFPEVDGYYLYARYAERNLFVAILAPAKWAYEWGEAFEPRTVWNPGGSVEVEVDYELFQGRRDYPEIGGCYYAARLAAVEHLYSIRRQAAAVIWREVYTGFTTPTGVWWVRENVRAMFRGEPVRFDTLDETLEAASHLLKYSSTWLRASKLLPVLKSRLYGVHGTA, encoded by the coding sequence GTGGCTTTTACCCCTTGTTTAAAGTGCCGCGCGGGGAAGCTACTCTGCGGGTTGTCGTACTGTCCACTGCTCCGCCTCCCCGCCCCGGCCAGACAGCCGCCGATGGAGCTCTTCGGCTCCACGCCCCCCTCGGTATTCGTCGGAAGAGTGGGCTACCCAAGGGTCAGGGTGTACCCCTCTGCGCCGCCGGTGGCCGGAGACACGTCCATCTACGAGAGCCCCGGTGCCTGGCTCTCTCTGCCCATTGAGCGGTTCGTGGAGTTGCGCCTCTCCCTCTTCAGAGGTGGGGTGGAGGTGGACGTGGACAAGCCGAGCCGCCTTGGGGAAATCCAAGCCTTGGCCCTCTCCCAGAGCCCTGTGGACGTGGAGATGCGCTTCGCCAAGAGGCCCGCAGGCGTTTACTTGAGCGAGTACGCCCCGCCCATGGGCCCAGCCGCCCCGCTGAGGGAGTTCAAGCCCGCGGGGAACCCCTCGCTCCCGAGGGCGGCCGAGGAGGCGCTCAGCGACGTGGACATGGGGGCCCACGAGGCGGTGGTAAAGCTCTACTTGGCTGGGCTAGACGTGTCTTACATCTCCAGGGCCTTGTCCATAGGCGCCTTGGGCAGGCGGAGGCGCCTAGTCCCCACCCGCTGGGCCATCACCGCCGTGGACAAAGCCGTCTCAGACTTCTTGTTGAGCAAGGTCAAGCAGTTTCCAGAGGTGGACGGGTACTACCTATACGCCCGCTACGCCGAGCGCAACCTCTTTGTCGCAATACTGGCCCCGGCGAAGTGGGCCTACGAGTGGGGAGAGGCCTTTGAGCCCCGCACGGTGTGGAACCCAGGCGGGTCTGTGGAAGTGGAGGTGGACTACGAGCTCTTCCAGGGGAGGCGGGACTACCCAGAGATAGGCGGGTGCTACTACGCCGCCCGCCTCGCCGCAGTTGAGCACCTCTACTCCATTAGGAGGCAAGCCGCGGCCGTCATCTGGCGGGAGGTGTACACGGGCTTTACCACGCCGACTGGGGTCTGGTGGGTGCGGGAAAACGTGCGCGCCATGTTCAGGGGGGAGCCAGTCCGCTTTGACACCCTCGACGAGACCCTAGAGGCGGCCTCCCACCTGCTGAAGTACTCCTCCACGTGGCTGAGGGCCTCCAAGCTTCTCCCAGTCCTAAAGTCGAGGCTCTACGGCGTGCACGGCACTGCGTAA
- a CDS encoding molybdopterin dinucleotide binding domain-containing protein, producing the protein MSFRFTGRVPLPPPDAERYTTMCQFCNVGCGYDVYVWPAGASGGPKPGEHGVVYKLKDEVYGRELTLQSTDFSKPLPALSAKAGTPWISEAMVVRTIRRDWKRGRGTGEFREVYVAQIPSPECPINMGNHSIRGGTNGERNWSPWNVAGARRLKFPMVRFGGRLEVVTWDYAIDLVARVVKGVIDKWGIDRGMGKEGHAVFAHRMDHGGGGGGAMIENTAAGLFFFYGVRTAFARIHNRPFFGPENPAIGDAGPGAMNNSLHDLRLADVVIFWGANPYSTGTVMFIEHALDNLRGATVEEKRRWYSQGESAGPAYMIIVDPRDTETVRAARAAGGDRVLVLRPEPGTDIVLANAIARVIYERYRDVVEKYVQQYRDAAQRFGFGWDENAWRLYLEKALQINRPLDDFLNEAVNITKVSRADIEKAAQIIAEPKQGGFLKRVWLMYEKGIIWNQNYRSIYALVDLCIAVGAFRGVPGTGCQRQGGHQEGYAGPAPPPPPWTNERHHVSPWNYAKEKGIELRTYDDYAKLFEEWYREVYSEGYYKTKWPLGDRYMPTTDFRLTAGEGKVLWVHDMDNYKLAPQAQRLKAAVSDRAWRVTRYVFAEDFAKIGGAESREQYDVKALDIPVTTRLTSREYAEKVLEALEKTGGLFVVVQDIYPTFMMEDAHVVLPAAFNNGEVPDVRMSVHERRFRISDAWLDPPGEAKPDWWIYAMVAKRIVELYEEEGRGNDKVAERFRKAFKPIWDAMEKNARDPTFEVENEIFKVYIANADETYKQLGVEWEVQYWTPAFKKLDLNILRKFRTVGVVLPLTELKVGPDGTVEARGVVNLMEPALNERYREEVVVARPDGTIERRIEYVPSEKARGYVVKHLRAWPSLWLGYPPYVAEQSQKYRYWVINGRYNEIWQTGYADPNSEVLMRRWPYAFVQVNPNDASREGLANGDVVVVYNDNGSVPAIVWVTDIVKEGHIFLIMAHPYSVGANAVTTPSVEPVAQNPDYKLTKANMVKIGTLDEAVKALLTFKDVKLAP; encoded by the coding sequence ATGTCGTTTAGGTTCACCGGCAGGGTCCCGCTTCCGCCGCCCGACGCAGAGAGGTACACCACTATGTGCCAGTTCTGCAACGTTGGATGTGGCTACGACGTGTATGTATGGCCGGCGGGCGCCTCCGGCGGGCCTAAGCCGGGAGAGCACGGAGTTGTGTACAAGCTGAAGGACGAGGTCTACGGCAGAGAGCTGACTCTCCAGTCCACCGACTTCTCTAAGCCGTTGCCAGCGCTCTCGGCGAAGGCCGGCACGCCTTGGATTTCCGAGGCCATGGTGGTGAGGACTATACGTAGGGATTGGAAGAGGGGGAGGGGCACGGGGGAGTTTAGGGAGGTGTACGTGGCGCAGATCCCAAGCCCCGAGTGTCCCATAAACATGGGCAACCACAGCATTCGCGGCGGCACCAACGGGGAGAGGAACTGGAGTCCTTGGAACGTGGCTGGGGCTAGGCGGCTGAAGTTCCCAATGGTCAGATTCGGCGGGAGGCTTGAGGTAGTCACCTGGGACTACGCCATTGACCTCGTGGCGCGGGTGGTGAAGGGGGTGATAGACAAGTGGGGCATCGACAGGGGGATGGGCAAGGAGGGCCACGCCGTCTTTGCCCACAGAATGGACCACGGCGGAGGCGGCGGCGGGGCGATGATAGAGAACACGGCCGCCGGGCTGTTCTTCTTCTACGGTGTCCGCACCGCCTTTGCCAGAATTCACAATAGGCCCTTCTTCGGCCCCGAGAACCCGGCGATAGGCGACGCGGGCCCGGGCGCCATGAACAACTCGCTCCACGACTTGAGGCTTGCCGACGTGGTCATATTCTGGGGCGCCAATCCCTACTCCACGGGCACTGTCATGTTTATTGAACACGCGTTGGACAACCTCCGTGGGGCCACTGTGGAGGAGAAGCGGAGGTGGTACAGCCAGGGCGAGTCCGCCGGGCCTGCCTACATGATAATCGTAGATCCGCGCGACACGGAGACCGTAAGGGCCGCGAGGGCCGCTGGCGGCGACAGAGTGCTTGTGCTACGCCCTGAGCCCGGCACCGACATTGTCTTGGCCAACGCCATTGCCCGCGTCATCTACGAGAGGTATAGAGACGTGGTGGAGAAGTACGTGCAGCAGTACAGAGACGCGGCCCAGCGGTTTGGCTTTGGCTGGGATGAGAACGCGTGGCGGCTGTACCTAGAGAAGGCGTTGCAGATCAACAGGCCGCTTGACGACTTCCTCAACGAGGCTGTCAATATTACGAAGGTGAGCAGGGCCGACATCGAGAAGGCGGCGCAGATAATAGCGGAGCCGAAGCAGGGAGGGTTCTTGAAGAGGGTGTGGCTTATGTATGAGAAGGGCATTATCTGGAACCAGAACTACCGCTCCATCTACGCCCTGGTCGACCTCTGCATCGCCGTTGGCGCCTTCAGGGGGGTGCCCGGCACCGGTTGCCAGCGGCAGGGCGGGCATCAGGAGGGCTACGCGGGTCCGGCTCCGCCGCCTCCGCCTTGGACAAATGAGCGCCACCACGTGAGCCCGTGGAATTACGCAAAGGAAAAGGGCATAGAGCTTAGGACCTACGACGACTATGCGAAGCTGTTTGAGGAGTGGTATAGGGAGGTGTATAGTGAGGGGTACTACAAGACGAAGTGGCCCCTTGGGGACAGGTACATGCCTACGACCGACTTTAGGCTGACCGCTGGGGAGGGGAAGGTGCTGTGGGTGCATGACATGGACAACTACAAGCTTGCGCCGCAGGCCCAGAGGCTGAAGGCGGCGGTTAGCGACCGGGCGTGGAGGGTGACCAGGTACGTCTTTGCCGAGGACTTTGCGAAGATCGGCGGCGCGGAGTCCAGAGAGCAGTACGACGTCAAGGCGTTGGACATCCCCGTGACCACGCGCCTCACTTCGAGGGAATACGCTGAGAAGGTGCTGGAGGCGTTGGAGAAGACCGGCGGACTGTTCGTAGTTGTCCAAGACATATATCCCACGTTTATGATGGAGGACGCGCACGTGGTCTTGCCAGCCGCGTTTAACAACGGCGAGGTTCCCGACGTGAGGATGTCTGTCCACGAGCGGAGGTTTAGAATCTCCGACGCCTGGCTGGACCCGCCCGGCGAGGCTAAGCCGGATTGGTGGATCTACGCCATGGTGGCTAAGAGGATCGTGGAGCTGTACGAGGAAGAGGGGAGGGGCAACGACAAGGTGGCTGAGAGGTTTAGAAAGGCGTTTAAGCCCATTTGGGACGCCATGGAGAAAAACGCCCGCGACCCCACCTTCGAGGTTGAGAATGAGATATTCAAAGTCTACATAGCCAACGCCGACGAGACTTACAAGCAGCTGGGCGTGGAGTGGGAGGTGCAGTACTGGACGCCGGCTTTCAAGAAGCTGGACTTGAACATCTTGAGGAAGTTTAGAACCGTCGGCGTGGTACTCCCGCTGACTGAGCTAAAGGTAGGCCCTGATGGGACTGTGGAGGCGCGGGGGGTGGTCAACCTCATGGAGCCCGCCTTGAACGAGAGGTACAGAGAGGAGGTGGTGGTGGCGAGGCCTGACGGCACTATAGAGAGGAGGATTGAGTACGTGCCCTCGGAGAAGGCGCGGGGCTACGTGGTGAAGCATCTGCGGGCGTGGCCGTCCCTCTGGCTTGGCTACCCGCCGTATGTGGCAGAGCAGAGCCAGAAGTACAGGTACTGGGTCATAAATGGGCGGTACAACGAGATTTGGCAGACCGGCTACGCCGACCCCAACAGCGAGGTGTTGATGAGGCGCTGGCCGTACGCCTTTGTGCAAGTGAACCCCAACGACGCCAGTAGAGAGGGGCTGGCAAACGGCGACGTGGTAGTGGTCTACAACGACAACGGCTCTGTGCCCGCGATTGTGTGGGTTACCGACATAGTAAAGGAGGGGCACATATTCTTAATAATGGCGCATCCGTACAGCGTGGGGGCAAACGCTGTAACTACGCCAAGCGTAGAGCCTGTGGCGCAGAACCCAGACTACAAACTGACAAAGGCCAACATGGTCAAAATAGGCACGCTCGACGAGGCGGTTAAGGCGTTGCTAACTTTCAAAGACGTAAAACTAGCCCCATAA
- a CDS encoding arsenate reductase (azurin) small subunit, whose product MSEGEKKEGVKRPDSTRRTVVAAAGALVVGGVVGYLLAPRGAVETVTQTVTQTVTQTQTVTQQVPQPVPQAKAYERVRLANIRDLANKRPVVRQYMGLNVLLVKLGERAVGGVGPDGDVVAFVNVCTHMGGPLIYVPDTNCAVCQLHYTQFDLARGGKQVTGHATEYLPQVELEYDEKTGDIYAVSINQLVYGKYDNLA is encoded by the coding sequence ATGTCTGAGGGTGAAAAGAAAGAGGGGGTAAAGCGCCCCGACTCCACTAGACGCACTGTCGTGGCGGCGGCCGGGGCCTTGGTAGTTGGAGGCGTGGTGGGCTACCTGCTGGCGCCCCGAGGCGCCGTGGAGACAGTTACCCAGACCGTCACGCAGACGGTTACGCAGACCCAGACGGTCACTCAGCAGGTCCCCCAGCCGGTGCCCCAAGCCAAGGCCTATGAGCGGGTTAGGCTGGCGAATATTAGGGATTTGGCCAATAAGAGGCCGGTGGTGAGGCAGTACATGGGTCTGAACGTGCTTCTAGTTAAGCTGGGTGAGCGTGCTGTTGGGGGCGTTGGGCCCGACGGAGATGTTGTGGCCTTTGTAAATGTTTGCACTCACATGGGTGGGCCGTTGATTTATGTCCCCGACACCAACTGTGCCGTCTGCCAGCTCCACTATACTCAGTTCGATTTGGCTAGGGGCGGGAAGCAGGTCACGGGGCACGCCACCGAGTATCTGCCCCAGGTGGAGCTCGAATACGACGAGAAGACGGGCGATATATATGCCGTTAGTATTAACCAGCTTGTCTACGGGAAGTACGACAACTTGGCGTAG
- a CDS encoding LysE family transporter: MDFAKFLLGALLGYSLAVPPGPMNALIAAWSLKSFRHGFAVGAGAMSADFLLMLLTLALSTALKSLGEIYYTPFYAAGGAFFLYLAYKIATSKPPKEGGSGGGSPARGYLLGLSLGLVNPYQVGWWITAGLGSIAQFGVEWAAGLFAAIFTWITAFPAAVRAGWRANSRATWLAIKIFSTATLLIFGAYFLYISVLLIYKTLTSAH, encoded by the coding sequence ATGGACTTTGCCAAGTTTCTCCTCGGCGCGTTGCTCGGCTACAGCCTCGCCGTACCTCCCGGCCCAATGAACGCGCTGATAGCCGCGTGGTCTCTCAAGAGTTTCCGCCACGGCTTCGCCGTGGGGGCCGGCGCAATGAGCGCAGACTTCCTGTTAATGTTGCTAACCCTGGCCCTATCCACCGCGCTTAAGTCCCTCGGCGAGATCTACTACACGCCTTTCTACGCCGCGGGCGGGGCCTTCTTCCTATACCTAGCCTACAAGATAGCCACGTCTAAGCCGCCCAAGGAGGGCGGGAGCGGAGGGGGAAGCCCCGCGAGGGGCTACCTCCTCGGCCTCAGCCTAGGCCTCGTAAACCCCTACCAGGTGGGGTGGTGGATCACCGCGGGGCTAGGCTCCATTGCCCAATTCGGCGTCGAGTGGGCCGCCGGCCTTTTCGCCGCAATCTTCACGTGGATAACCGCCTTCCCAGCCGCCGTGAGGGCTGGGTGGAGGGCCAACAGCCGCGCCACGTGGCTCGCCATAAAGATCTTCTCCACGGCCACCCTCCTCATATTCGGCGCATACTTCCTCTACATCTCTGTGCTACTCATTTACAAGACGCTGACATCTGCACATTGA
- a CDS encoding radical SAM/SPASM domain-containing protein, whose translation MLWFLLTTGACNLRCNYCGGSFSQKHSPWRPTVSPGDVVKFIAERDSSPTVFFYGGEPLLNVDYIVQVMEALPHARFGIQTNGTLVKRLPPEVWRRFSTVLLSIDGPPEVTDYYRGPGVYKRVVEALRWLKGEVGCGCKVIARMAVTRRSDIYRDVTHLLSLGFDAVHWQLNVVWTDEWGPREFLKWSHSTYLPGVAKLRDLFLGEAERGRVLGIIPILGIYRALLVKPYDWVPCGAGRHSFAINTDGRVLHCPIAVSEKWATAGNIKVGIVNTPRLSEKCLRCEYRHVCGGRCLYTHYEQYWGEEGFDAVCQVTKATIRLLEEGAPRLKSLMERGVVRREDLNYDPLADSTEVIP comes from the coding sequence GTGCTTTGGTTCCTCCTCACCACTGGGGCGTGCAACCTGAGGTGTAACTACTGCGGCGGGTCTTTTTCTCAGAAGCACAGCCCCTGGAGACCCACCGTGTCGCCTGGGGATGTGGTCAAGTTCATCGCGGAGAGGGACTCCTCGCCCACTGTGTTCTTCTACGGCGGAGAGCCCCTCTTAAACGTGGACTACATTGTGCAAGTCATGGAGGCGCTTCCCCACGCAAGGTTCGGCATACAGACCAACGGCACCTTGGTCAAGAGGTTGCCGCCGGAGGTTTGGCGCCGGTTTTCCACAGTGCTCCTCTCCATTGACGGGCCTCCCGAGGTGACAGACTACTACCGGGGCCCCGGGGTGTATAAGAGGGTGGTAGAGGCGCTGAGGTGGCTGAAGGGGGAGGTGGGTTGCGGGTGCAAGGTGATCGCCAGGATGGCTGTGACCCGCCGGTCGGACATATACAGAGACGTGACCCACCTGCTCTCCCTCGGCTTCGACGCGGTGCACTGGCAGCTCAACGTCGTATGGACCGACGAGTGGGGGCCCCGCGAGTTCCTCAAATGGTCCCACTCCACGTACCTCCCCGGCGTGGCCAAGCTGAGGGACCTCTTCCTAGGGGAGGCGGAGAGGGGCAGAGTCCTTGGGATTATCCCAATCCTCGGCATCTACCGCGCCTTGCTGGTGAAGCCGTACGACTGGGTGCCCTGCGGCGCCGGCCGCCACTCCTTCGCCATAAACACAGACGGCCGCGTCCTCCACTGCCCCATCGCCGTGTCCGAGAAGTGGGCCACCGCGGGCAACATCAAAGTGGGCATTGTCAACACGCCCAGACTCAGCGAGAAGTGCCTCCGCTGCGAGTATAGACACGTGTGCGGAGGGCGGTGCCTCTATACGCACTACGAGCAATACTGGGGAGAGGAGGGCTTCGACGCCGTCTGCCAAGTCACCAAGGCCACCATAAGGCTGTTGGAGGAGGGAGCCCCCCGCCTCAAGTCGCTCATGGAGAGGGGGGTCGTTAGGCGTGAAGACCTGAACTACGACCCGCTGGCGGACTCCACAGAGGTTATTCCTTAA
- a CDS encoding PaREP1 family protein, with amino-acid sequence MLTVTTPWVDLDKFRRDKLREALYEAELAEEFLKNGLLRNAAGKAFQAVKAYLAAAAALHKDKIVAAFKGVKRVGPKNAVEKGDWIIAVMPTSRMREVAALIGDDQLRLLVELALNLHEFQHSGVDEEYELSRYRSEELVKKDIEEVVARIRRLASQG; translated from the coding sequence GTGTTAACTGTCACTACGCCCTGGGTGGACTTGGACAAGTTTAGGAGAGATAAGCTTAGGGAGGCGCTCTACGAGGCGGAGCTGGCTGAGGAGTTTCTCAAGAATGGCCTTCTCCGCAACGCCGCTGGGAAGGCTTTCCAGGCGGTGAAGGCCTACCTAGCCGCCGCGGCGGCCTTGCACAAAGACAAGATTGTTGCGGCGTTTAAGGGTGTGAAGAGGGTAGGCCCCAAAAATGCGGTGGAGAAGGGGGACTGGATAATCGCCGTGATGCCCACATCGCGCATGAGGGAGGTGGCCGCGCTTATAGGAGACGACCAGTTGAGGCTCCTAGTGGAGCTTGCCTTGAATCTCCACGAGTTTCAGCACAGCGGCGTCGACGAAGAGTACGAGCTGTCCCGCTACCGCTCAGAGGAGCTTGTGAAAAAAGACATCGAAGAGGTCGTGGCTCGGATAAGGCGACTGGCCTCCCAGGGCTAG
- a CDS encoding metal ABC transporter permease: MRILIEVSAAVLAAAALVHAYFVAPLLFWPLVSLMASSAVLAAHSPMALSRRMTFLAHAQAHSILTASLLAAIPAAALGAGLSSPLFLAFTLVAMVLLNFAVLAVERLGYARDVATGVVMSLQVSATVALLYLVRLVYAAVVDPLAVLTGEYVLITPRDVAQQAPLLAAAAVFPLAFGVKYLYAAVDEQYARAVGIRVGLYDFGYVFSMSIAAAAGIYALGALMPAVLLVMPGAVAARQSKRLLDQIPLSTSFGVLSAAVAHFLYTALPWLWPSAALGLVLALLLAVGFRGRG; the protein is encoded by the coding sequence ATGCGCATCCTCATTGAGGTCTCTGCGGCTGTTCTGGCCGCGGCGGCGCTTGTGCACGCCTACTTCGTTGCTCCGTTGCTCTTCTGGCCCTTGGTCTCGCTTATGGCTTCGTCGGCGGTGCTGGCGGCCCACAGCCCCATGGCTTTGAGCAGGAGGATGACATTCCTCGCCCACGCCCAAGCCCACAGCATATTGACGGCCTCTCTACTGGCAGCCATCCCCGCCGCCGCGCTTGGGGCAGGGCTCTCGTCGCCGCTCTTCCTGGCCTTTACCCTAGTGGCCATGGTTTTGTTAAACTTCGCCGTGCTCGCGGTGGAAAGGCTCGGGTATGCCCGCGACGTGGCCACCGGCGTAGTCATGTCGTTGCAAGTGTCGGCCACGGTGGCCCTCCTATACCTAGTGAGGCTAGTATACGCCGCCGTTGTGGACCCCCTCGCGGTGTTGACGGGGGAGTACGTGTTGATTACGCCTAGAGACGTGGCGCAGCAGGCCCCCCTGCTGGCGGCCGCGGCGGTGTTCCCTTTAGCGTTTGGGGTAAAGTACCTCTACGCCGCGGTGGATGAACAGTATGCCCGGGCCGTGGGAATCCGCGTGGGGTTGTACGACTTCGGCTACGTCTTCTCCATGTCTATAGCCGCGGCGGCGGGCATCTACGCCCTCGGCGCCTTGATGCCGGCGGTGCTCTTAGTAATGCCGGGCGCAGTTGCGGCTAGGCAGAGCAAGCGCCTCCTCGACCAAATCCCCCTCTCCACCTCCTTCGGCGTGCTGTCGGCGGCCGTTGCACACTTCTTGTACACGGCACTGCCGTGGCTTTGGCCAAGCGCGGCCCTGGGGCTGGTCCTCGCGCTTCTGTTGGCCGTGGGCTTCAGAGGGCGGGGGTAG
- a CDS encoding metal ABC transporter ATP-binding protein, protein MVQVPAVLTVKNLYVYRGGKAVLEDVTFDVGKEFVLVVGPNGAGKTTLFLAVLNLVKYRGEICVEGVCGPERVKRVGYVPQALEVGRDATVWEYVYLPAKFRGIPPEVAKAALEEVGMADLADRPLSALSGGQRQRAAIARALAAGGDILLLDEPLANVDPQGRLELLTLLRELKRGRTILMASHELTLPSDLADKVLLLNRRVVAYGSLDEVLQEEVLSKVYSYVRVAKVGGSYVCVTEDYAHPH, encoded by the coding sequence ATGGTTCAAGTACCTGCTGTGCTCACGGTGAAGAACCTCTACGTGTACAGAGGGGGCAAGGCGGTTCTTGAGGACGTGACTTTCGACGTGGGGAAGGAGTTTGTGCTCGTGGTGGGTCCCAACGGCGCGGGGAAGACCACCCTCTTCCTGGCAGTTTTAAACCTGGTGAAGTACCGGGGCGAGATCTGTGTAGAGGGGGTATGCGGCCCAGAGAGGGTGAAGAGGGTTGGCTACGTCCCGCAAGCGCTGGAGGTGGGGAGAGACGCAACTGTGTGGGAGTACGTCTATCTGCCGGCCAAGTTCCGCGGCATTCCGCCCGAGGTTGCTAAGGCGGCTTTGGAGGAGGTGGGGATGGCGGACTTGGCGGATAGGCCGCTCTCCGCGCTGTCGGGGGGCCAGCGGCAGAGGGCCGCCATAGCAAGGGCCCTCGCGGCGGGCGGGGACATCTTGCTCTTGGACGAGCCCTTGGCCAATGTGGATCCGCAGGGGAGGCTGGAGCTTCTCACACTGCTCAGAGAGCTGAAGAGGGGGAGGACGATTCTAATGGCCTCTCACGAGCTCACACTCCCCTCAGACTTGGCGGACAAGGTCTTGTTGCTCAACCGGAGAGTGGTGGCCTACGGATCCCTTGACGAAGTTCTACAGGAGGAGGTCTTGTCCAAAGTGTATAGCTACGTCCGCGTGGCGAAGGTTGGGGGGAGCTACGTGTGTGTCACAGAGGACTATGCGCATCCTCATTGA